A stretch of the Chitinophagaceae bacterium genome encodes the following:
- the secDF gene encoding protein translocase subunit SecDF has protein sequence MRGKGLVTFFSIALILICIYQLSFNFVTSRVENRATGLAEAAVLQGKSLESLTPPNTPNAVFIKDSVLMEIRKKRQAYLDSVSNQTVFNLGIAKYTYQDCKDQQLNLGLDLQGGMNVVLQVSTEDLIKALADNSADPTFNSALQLAKEKQKTQVQADFVSLFQQSWNEVAPQGKLASIFGTRDNQDKVKFNSTNDEVISFIRTESNGAFDQTFNILRSRIDKFGVTQPNITAQQSTGRIIVELPGVDNPVRVRKLLQATAVLEFWETYDNPTFIQYLDAANTSLKNRLNAIDTANKAVADNTTVTTSAESNPLLEETGDTSKLASLADSNLLTPDSSALAAQSAKDQAKENPLTSILQPNVYRTADDKVALAPGPVIGYSLGKDTAKVNDYLSTDFVRANFPKDVKFLWGAKATDEKSNVYALYAIKMQVGTTRAPLEGDKVNDARQDIDQNSSPEVSMSMDNEGAKIWKVMTSKNINKSIAIVLDNYVYSAPRVNGEIPNGRSSITGGFDINEAKDLANILTAGKLPAPARIIAEDVVGPSLGKESIAAGIRSIVIAFIALLAFMIFYYNTSGIIANISLFFNLFFIIGVLASLGATLTLAGIAGIVLTMGMAVDANVLIHERIKEELEKGKNLAKSIAEGHLKSYSAVFDTHLTTLITGLILAYFGLGPVLGYATTLNIGVIMTLFTAVFMAHLIFDWWLERFKTIKFTTSISRFNFTNFDIPFVKWRKYAYVISGTLALVGLLSIFTKGFEYGVDFSGGHSYVVQFDREVITEDIQQELTKEFGIPPQVKTYGSNNKVKITTGYLVENTTSVADSAVNYKLYTGLKKFLASDVSFKTFQERNQLSSQVVGPSISADILDHAYKAIIFSLIGIFLYILFRFRKWQFALGAIIALAHDVLMVMGAYSLLSGIMPFALEVDETFVAACLTVMGYSVADTVIVFDRVREFLGEHPAADMKHTINDAINKTLNRTVITSSTVLLVLLILFIFGGDAIRGFSFALLLGIAFGTYSSIFVATPIVVDLTKIKPIKVTEPTKRSVAAK, from the coding sequence ATGCGCGGAAAAGGCCTGGTCACGTTTTTCTCAATAGCGTTGATCCTGATTTGTATTTATCAGTTATCCTTCAATTTTGTAACAAGCAGAGTAGAAAACAGGGCAACCGGTTTGGCAGAAGCTGCAGTATTGCAAGGCAAATCACTGGAATCATTAACGCCTCCGAATACTCCTAATGCTGTCTTTATTAAAGACAGCGTTTTGATGGAAATCAGGAAAAAAAGACAAGCATACCTGGATTCTGTTTCAAACCAGACAGTCTTTAACCTTGGCATTGCAAAATACACTTACCAGGATTGCAAAGATCAACAGTTGAATCTCGGTCTTGACTTGCAAGGAGGTATGAACGTAGTGCTCCAGGTTTCTACTGAAGATCTGATAAAAGCATTGGCGGATAACAGCGCTGATCCTACTTTTAATAGCGCACTTCAGCTTGCGAAAGAAAAACAAAAGACGCAGGTACAAGCGGATTTTGTAAGCCTTTTCCAACAGTCCTGGAACGAGGTGGCACCTCAGGGAAAACTGGCCTCCATTTTTGGAACACGCGATAACCAGGATAAGGTAAAGTTTAACTCTACCAATGATGAAGTAATCAGCTTTATCCGCACGGAATCGAATGGAGCATTCGATCAAACGTTCAACATCTTACGGTCACGTATTGATAAATTTGGTGTTACGCAACCTAACATTACCGCTCAGCAATCAACAGGTAGGATTATAGTTGAGTTACCAGGTGTTGATAATCCGGTGCGTGTGCGAAAATTGTTGCAAGCGACGGCTGTACTGGAATTCTGGGAAACATATGATAACCCAACTTTCATACAATACCTCGATGCAGCGAATACTTCTTTAAAAAACAGATTGAATGCCATTGATACTGCAAACAAGGCAGTAGCTGACAACACAACAGTTACCACTTCAGCAGAATCTAATCCTTTGCTGGAAGAAACCGGTGATACAAGCAAACTCGCTTCCCTGGCCGATAGTAATCTGCTGACGCCGGATTCCAGCGCTCTTGCTGCACAATCTGCGAAAGATCAGGCGAAAGAAAATCCACTCACTTCTATATTACAACCAAATGTTTACCGGACGGCCGATGATAAGGTAGCTCTTGCACCTGGTCCCGTAATTGGTTATTCACTTGGAAAAGATACAGCCAAAGTAAATGACTACCTGTCAACAGATTTTGTGCGTGCAAATTTTCCAAAGGATGTGAAATTCCTTTGGGGTGCTAAAGCAACTGATGAAAAGAGTAATGTTTATGCTTTATACGCGATTAAAATGCAGGTGGGTACTACAAGAGCTCCTTTAGAAGGTGATAAGGTGAATGATGCCCGTCAGGATATTGATCAAAACAGCAGCCCTGAAGTTTCCATGTCTATGGACAATGAAGGTGCAAAGATCTGGAAGGTAATGACGAGCAAGAACATCAACAAAAGCATCGCCATTGTACTCGACAACTATGTTTATTCCGCTCCGCGTGTTAATGGGGAAATTCCAAACGGACGTTCATCCATTACCGGTGGTTTTGATATTAATGAAGCAAAAGATCTTGCTAACATTCTTACAGCAGGTAAGTTACCGGCTCCGGCAAGAATTATTGCGGAAGATGTTGTGGGACCTTCACTGGGTAAAGAGTCGATTGCTGCTGGTATACGGTCTATTGTAATTGCCTTTATCGCCTTGTTGGCATTCATGATTTTCTATTATAATACTTCAGGTATCATTGCCAACATCTCCCTGTTTTTTAACCTGTTCTTTATCATTGGCGTATTAGCTTCTTTAGGCGCAACACTAACGCTCGCAGGTATTGCAGGTATCGTACTTACCATGGGTATGGCTGTGGATGCGAACGTTCTTATTCATGAACGGATTAAAGAAGAATTGGAGAAGGGAAAAAATCTGGCAAAGTCTATAGCTGAAGGGCATTTAAAGTCCTATTCAGCCGTATTTGATACGCACCTTACTACACTCATTACAGGTTTGATACTTGCCTATTTCGGCCTCGGACCTGTGCTTGGTTATGCCACAACATTAAACATCGGCGTAATCATGACACTGTTTACGGCTGTATTTATGGCGCACCTTATTTTTGATTGGTGGCTAGAAAGATTCAAGACCATTAAATTCACTACCAGCATCAGCCGTTTCAACTTTACCAATTTTGATATCCCTTTCGTAAAATGGCGTAAGTACGCTTACGTGATTTCAGGAACACTCGCACTCGTTGGATTGCTGTCTATTTTCACCAAAGGATTTGAGTACGGCGTTGATTTTAGCGGCGGGCATTCCTATGTTGTTCAATTCGACCGCGAAGTAATTACTGAAGATATTCAACAGGAATTGACGAAGGAATTCGGTATTCCACCACAGGTTAAAACATATGGGAGCAACAATAAGGTAAAGATTACAACAGGTTATTTGGTAGAGAATACGACCTCAGTAGCAGATAGCGCTGTAAACTATAAATTATACACCGGCTTGAAAAAATTCCTTGCCAGTGATGTTTCCTTTAAAACTTTCCAGGAAAGAAATCAATTGAGTTCTCAGGTAGTTGGACCAAGTATTTCGGCAGATATTCTTGATCATGCTTACAAAGCCATCATCTTCTCGCTCATCGGTATATTTTTATATATACTGTTCCGGTTTAGAAAATGGCAGTTTGCATTGGGAGCTATCATCGCCCTCGCTCATGACGTGCTGATGGTAATGGGTGCTTATTCCTTGCTGTCAGGTATAATGCCTTTCGCACTGGAAGTAGATGAAACATTCGTGGCAGCTTGTTTAACAGTAATGGGTTATTCTGTTGCAGATACTGTAATTGTGTTTGACCGTGTAAGGGAATTCCTGGGAGAACATCCGGCCGCCGACATGAAACATACCATCAATGATGCTATTAATAAGACCCTGAACAGAACGGTAATCACTTCTTCAACTGTGTTGCTCGTACTACTCATCCTTTTTATTTTCGGTGGTGATGCCATTCGCGGATTCTCCTTTGCACTCTTATTGGGTATTGCTTTCGGAACATACTCTTCCATATTTGTGGCCACACCGATTGTAGTAGATCTAACTAAAATTAAACCGATCAAAGTAACGGAGCCAACTAAAAGGTCGGTAGCCGCCAAGTAA
- the htpG gene encoding molecular chaperone HtpG: MSKGTIQVHTENIFPIIKKFLYSDHEIFLRELVSNAVDATQKLKALSSMGEFKGELNNLTIEVLLDKEAKTLTIRDHGIGMTGEEVEKYITQIAFSGAEEFVQHYKEKSDAQLIGHFGLGFYSSFMVSSSVEVISKSYKEDSKPVRWECDGSPDYTMEEVEKQERGTDIILHIAEDSIEFLEELRIKTLLKKYCKFLPVEIKFGTDIINNTQPAWTKKPSSLVENDYTLFYRELYPFADDPLFHIHLNVDYPFNLTGILYFPKFKNNFEQQKDRIQLYSNQVFVTDAVENIVPDFLMLMKGVIDSPDIPLNVSRSYLQSDASVKKISAHISKKVAEKLEELFKSDREDFEKKWDDVKVFIQYGMLSDDKFYERAKNFCLLKTTDGKYYTLDEFAVKIKPLQTDKNGKVVYLYTSDAVQQHSYVAAAKERGFEVLQMDSPVDAHFIGMLEQKLEETTFARVDADIIDKLIDKDEAMPSKLSKEQEEVLRQMIEKITDKEKFAIAFESLNEKEAPMLITRDEYTRRMREMSSMGGMNFMGDLKDRYNLVINANHPLISKVLLETDGLKQHQLIRQSLDLAMLSQNLLKGEELTGFINRSLELMS, translated from the coding sequence ATGTCGAAAGGAACCATTCAGGTACATACCGAGAACATTTTTCCCATCATCAAGAAATTTCTTTACAGCGATCACGAGATATTTCTCCGCGAATTAGTGTCGAATGCTGTGGATGCCACGCAAAAATTGAAGGCATTGAGTTCAATGGGAGAATTTAAAGGTGAATTAAACAACCTCACTATTGAAGTGCTGCTCGATAAGGAAGCAAAAACGCTTACGATCCGCGATCATGGAATTGGCATGACGGGCGAGGAAGTGGAAAAATACATTACACAAATTGCCTTTTCAGGAGCAGAAGAATTTGTGCAGCATTATAAAGAAAAGAGCGACGCGCAACTGATAGGTCATTTTGGCCTTGGTTTTTATTCTTCCTTCATGGTTTCTTCTTCAGTTGAAGTCATTTCGAAATCCTATAAGGAAGACTCGAAACCTGTTCGTTGGGAATGTGATGGCAGCCCTGATTATACGATGGAAGAAGTTGAAAAGCAGGAGCGCGGAACGGATATTATTTTACACATTGCAGAGGATTCAATTGAATTTCTTGAAGAATTGCGGATCAAGACGCTGCTAAAGAAATACTGTAAGTTTTTACCTGTTGAAATTAAGTTCGGTACAGATATTATCAACAACACGCAACCTGCCTGGACCAAAAAACCGTCGTCGCTTGTTGAGAATGATTACACCTTATTCTATCGTGAATTATATCCGTTTGCAGATGATCCGCTTTTTCATATCCATTTGAATGTGGATTATCCTTTTAACCTGACAGGCATTCTTTATTTCCCTAAATTCAAAAATAATTTCGAGCAGCAAAAGGATCGTATTCAATTATACAGTAACCAGGTCTTTGTAACGGATGCTGTTGAAAACATAGTGCCTGACTTCCTGATGCTCATGAAAGGTGTGATTGATTCACCGGATATTCCATTGAATGTTTCGCGGAGTTATTTGCAAAGTGATGCAAGTGTGAAGAAGATAAGTGCGCACATTTCGAAAAAGGTAGCCGAGAAACTGGAAGAACTTTTTAAGTCGGACCGTGAAGATTTTGAAAAGAAATGGGATGACGTAAAAGTATTTATCCAATATGGAATGCTTTCGGATGACAAATTTTATGAGCGGGCAAAGAACTTCTGCCTGTTGAAGACGACAGACGGTAAATATTATACACTGGATGAGTTTGCTGTAAAAATAAAACCGCTGCAAACCGACAAAAATGGTAAGGTGGTCTATTTGTATACTTCAGATGCTGTTCAGCAGCATTCTTACGTTGCTGCCGCAAAAGAGCGCGGATTTGAAGTGTTGCAGATGGATAGTCCGGTGGACGCACATTTTATAGGCATGCTGGAGCAGAAACTGGAGGAGACTACTTTCGCGAGAGTGGATGCAGATATTATAGATAAGTTGATTGATAAGGATGAGGCGATGCCTTCTAAACTTTCAAAAGAACAAGAGGAAGTTTTAAGGCAGATGATTGAAAAAATTACAGACAAAGAAAAGTTTGCCATTGCATTTGAATCGCTGAATGAAAAAGAAGCGCCGATGCTCATTACCCGTGATGAGTATACGCGGCGGATGAGGGAGATGAGTTCGATGGGAGGAATGAACTTTATGGGTGACCTTAAAGATCGTTATAACCTGGTGATAAATGCCAATCACCCGTTAATTTCAAAAGTGTTGTTAGAAACAGATGGTCTGAAGCAACATCAGTTGATCAGGCAGTCATTGGATCTTGCCATGCTCTCCCAAAATTTATTGAAAGGGGAAGAGCTTACCGGCTTTATTAACCGGAGTCTTGAATTGATGAGTTAA
- a CDS encoding RNA polymerase sigma factor, whose product MTTRQNSEIQETVRKERKRLLDFIRQRVNSEEDAEDILQDVFYQFVNAYRMMEPIEKVTSWLFTVARNRITDLYRKKKTETFSSLLPVSDEGSDEETPGYFLDELMQDISETPEAQYMRSLVWDTLNAALEELPVEQRDVFNLHELEGLSFKEIAAQTGQPVNTLLSRKRYAVLHLRERLQTLYNELLNL is encoded by the coding sequence ATGACGACCCGCCAAAATTCAGAGATCCAGGAAACGGTCCGCAAGGAACGAAAAAGGCTACTTGATTTTATACGGCAGCGGGTTAACAGTGAGGAAGATGCGGAGGACATTCTGCAGGATGTCTTTTACCAGTTTGTGAATGCCTACCGGATGATGGAACCGATTGAAAAGGTTACGTCCTGGCTGTTTACTGTCGCACGCAATCGCATCACTGATTTGTACCGCAAGAAAAAAACAGAAACATTTTCAAGCCTTTTGCCAGTAAGTGATGAAGGCAGTGATGAAGAAACGCCCGGGTATTTCCTGGACGAACTGATGCAGGATATTTCTGAAACACCGGAAGCACAATATATGCGATCGCTGGTATGGGATACCTTGAACGCAGCGCTGGAGGAACTACCTGTGGAACAACGCGATGTATTTAACCTGCATGAATTAGAAGGATTAAGTTTTAAAGAGATTGCCGCTCAAACCGGTCAACCGGTAAATACATTGCTGTCACGAAAACGATATGCAGTGCTGCACTTGCGGGAAAGACTTCAAACATTGTACAATGAATTGTTAAACCTCTAA
- a CDS encoding T9SS type A sorting domain-containing protein — MKTFYAHTLRIISLALVFVVTGIFSSQATKHIVTVANFVFTPSSMTINAGDTVVWTWSSGSHTTTSTTIPAGAAAWSNAIDAAHLSFSYVPTVLGTYNYKCNIHPTTMLASFTVVCPAAPSLTISAGGATTFCTGSTVALSKTSVGTFATLQWKLNGSNIAGATTVTFNADATGSYTLAGTNSCGNSSTSNAISVTVNKKPKANITPAGPLNICASQPVLLTVSSANNQTYQWKKGSANISGATGTTLLVTATGDYKCKVTKTSTGCNKTSKAVSVTVNPNCKIEVPAVTATAFPNPTQDYFVVNTSSLSLQNGIIKVYDLTGKMLETYTVINENTAIGNNLTSGVYFAKIESGGKLVQVLKLMKN; from the coding sequence ATGAAAACATTTTACGCTCACACATTGCGCATCATTTCCTTAGCCCTCGTGTTCGTTGTGACTGGAATATTCAGCTCGCAGGCCACAAAGCATATTGTAACTGTTGCAAATTTTGTGTTTACACCGTCTTCCATGACTATCAATGCCGGTGATACTGTAGTCTGGACGTGGTCAAGTGGATCACATACCACCACCTCCACCACTATTCCTGCCGGTGCTGCCGCTTGGAGCAATGCAATTGATGCAGCGCACCTGAGTTTTAGTTACGTCCCAACTGTTTTAGGCACTTACAATTATAAATGTAATATTCATCCAACTACGATGCTGGCCAGCTTCACGGTAGTATGCCCGGCAGCGCCTTCATTAACTATTTCTGCAGGCGGAGCAACTACATTTTGTACAGGAAGCACTGTCGCACTTTCAAAAACCTCAGTGGGAACTTTCGCCACGCTTCAGTGGAAATTAAATGGTTCGAACATTGCCGGCGCCACTACCGTTACTTTTAATGCAGATGCAACAGGTTCCTATACATTAGCAGGCACCAATAGTTGTGGTAACTCATCTACGTCTAACGCGATAAGTGTGACTGTAAATAAAAAACCGAAAGCGAATATTACGCCTGCCGGTCCTTTAAATATCTGCGCCAGTCAGCCGGTTTTACTAACGGTAAGTTCTGCAAACAATCAAACATACCAATGGAAAAAAGGAAGTGCCAACATATCCGGAGCTACGGGTACTACTTTGTTGGTTACTGCTACCGGTGATTACAAATGCAAAGTGACTAAGACAAGTACCGGCTGCAACAAAACATCAAAAGCTGTGAGTGTAACTGTAAATCCGAATTGTAAAATTGAAGTTCCTGCAGTAACCGCCACCGCATTTCCAAATCCGACTCAGGATTATTTTGTGGTAAATACTTCATCGCTTTCATTACAGAATGGCATCATCAAAGTTTATGACTTAACAGGAAAAATGCTTGAAACTTATACTGTGATAAATGAGAATACAGCGATTGGAAATAATTTAACTTCAGGCGTATATTTCGCTAAAATTGAATCAGGCGGGAAATTAGTGCAGGTATTGAAATTGATGAAAAATTAA